One window of the Clostridiisalibacter paucivorans DSM 22131 genome contains the following:
- a CDS encoding Arm DNA-binding domain-containing protein, whose protein sequence is MPAYKDEERGTWYCSFYYTDWMGNKKKKMQRGFKTQREAKAFEREFLEKSQASPDMTFESLVTIYMEDCKSRLKPTTYSGKEFLINTKLLPYFKGMPINKIEASTIRRWQNELLDHENNYSQTYLKTVVFVNRNFL, encoded by the coding sequence ATGCCAGCATACAAGGATGAAGAACGTGGTACATGGTACTGTTCTTTCTATTACACTGATTGGATGGGAAATAAGAAGAAAAAGATGCAGCGTGGCTTCAAGACACAACGTGAAGCAAAAGCCTTTGAACGTGAATTCTTGGAAAAGTCACAAGCATCACCTGATATGACTTTTGAAAGCCTTGTCACTATATACATGGAAGATTGCAAGTCCAGGTTGAAACCAACCACCTATTCAGGGAAGGAATTCCTGATCAATACAAAGCTTTTACCATACTTCAAAGGGATGCCAATCAATAAGATTGAAGCATCCACAATCAGAAGATGGCAAAATGAATTATTGGATCATGAAAACAACTATTCACAAACATACTTGAAAACTGT
- a CDS encoding helix-turn-helix domain-containing protein: MSVIKTVIGKNITKYRKQQNISQKDFAQKLGVTQSRVSNWEHGTNAPDIEMLFEICKIFKIPIDEIYGLEDSEYKFFQLCEWLSVAGFSIEEDLDSENDFYLINSDENGTVDSMQKQDLINLIDKIMKDGEDYKERYIVNSIKSYFLTK; the protein is encoded by the coding sequence TTGAGTGTCATAAAAACTGTGATTGGTAAAAACATTACCAAATATAGAAAGCAACAGAATATTTCACAAAAGGACTTTGCTCAAAAGTTAGGTGTTACTCAATCCAGGGTTTCAAATTGGGAACATGGAACAAATGCACCTGACATTGAAATGTTATTTGAAATCTGCAAGATCTTCAAAATACCAATTGATGAAATATATGGCTTGGAAGATTCTGAATATAAATTTTTTCAATTGTGTGAATGGTTATCCGTTGCAGGATTTTCTATAGAAGAAGATTTGGATAGTGAAAATGATTTTTATTTGATAAATAGTGATGAGAATGGTACTGTGGATTCAATGCAGAAGCAAGATCTTATTAACTTGATAGATAAGATTATGAAAGATGGTGAAGATTACAAAGAAAGATATATTGTGAACTCAATAAAGAGTTATTTTTTAACCAAATAA